ACCAATAACTTCTTTAGCTCTCTCCAAAATCTGTTGATTTAATTGATCAGCATCTACTTGTAACTCCCCGACCCTGTCCTTAATCATATGCAGAAAGGCCTCATCTTTAATAGAGCTTAGATTAATCTTCACATTAAAAATAGCTCCCTGAAACCCTGCGTAAGCCGTCACTCCAGACACAGCCGCATCACAGGCGGTGTTAGGATTCCCGATGGTCAAAACCCTAATTGACAGCTTCAAAACCTCAACACAAGCCTCTGCTACTTTAAGGGGAAGCAAGGATGCCTGTTTGTTGGCCTCCTGAATCTTTTCTGACCTTATGGCCTTTTCTTCGTCGCTTTCCTTAGGTAATTTATAAGCTTTCATGACCTCATTAAAGGCATTCGTATCTTCATCGATATATTTTACTAAATCGCTCTTTAAGGTCAGCCCTTTTCCCTTAATTTGCACAATTTCATCCTGAACATCACTAAATTTGGGTTTACCTTCTGTAAAATTACAAACCATAGTAGTCAAGGCTGCCCCCAAGGACCCTGCGAGGGCTGCAGCACTCCCACCTCCGGGAGCCGGCGAATTACTGGCTAACTCTTCAATAAACCCCGTTACCGTCTTGTCAATGAGCATCCATACTACCCCCTCATCATAAATTTTCTTCAAAGACCTGCTTGCGATCGAAGTTTTCTAAACGCAAATAGAATTCAGCAACATCAAGAAGCGCCTGCATTGGGGTTACACCCACCAGCTCACTGCCAATCACATTCACCCCATACCGTGCTGCCTCAGATTTCACAGTTTCGAAGACTCTATAGAGTGGGGTACCGGTGTAATTAACCATATTAATAGACACCTGAGCTACATCCCGGTCTTCCAGCATAACACCCATAGCCCTAACGTACTTATATCCACCCTTAATTTCACGGATAGTATCAGCTATTTTCTTAGCAATACTAAGATCGTTGGTTCCCAGATTAATATTATATGCTACTAAAAATTGACGAGCTCCTACCACCGTAGCACCCGCTGAAGGATGCATTTTAGGCTGCCCAAAATCAGGATGGCGCTCTGGTTTGCTAATTTCCAGCTTCAGGCCCTCATACTCACCTTTTCTTACGTTTGGAAGCCTTCTCCTGTTCGGAACCTTGGCAGCTTCTTCATACAAATAGACGGGAATATCCAATTTGCCGGCGATCTCAGCCCCAAGCTTATTGGCTAATTGGATACACTCTTCCATACTCACTTCTTTGACAGGAATAAACGGAATCACATCCGTCGCCCCAACTCGGGGATGCCCTCCCTGCTGCTGTTCCATATCAATTAATTCACAGGCTTTGGCACAGGCATTAAAAGCAGCGAGCTTAACCTTTTGCGGTTCTCCAACAAAGGTGACTACCGTTCGATTATGGCTGGCGTCCGGCTTGACGTCCAGAAGCTTAACGCCCTCGACTTTTTTTACCTCATCCACAATGGCTTCAATAACTTCCGGACGACGCCCTTCACTAAAATTAGGTACACATTCTACGAGTTTACCCATTAAAACTTAACCCCTCTCAATTTTCTACATGTTACTATGCCTAGTTCTATCGTCTATTATCTAAAGAAAACTTGTTTGGCACTCGACGAAGACACTGTCTTCATACGTGTTAGCCTTCTTGCAGCCTCCGGTGAGGCGGCAGCCTTAGTTGCACTGATGCGCTGTCTAGTAAAAAGCAAAACTTTTTCTTAATTAAAAAACTTTAATAAGATTAACCCTGCTAAAGCCAGTATAATACCAACTATTTTTCGTTTCAAATTCCATCGTTCTTTTAAGAAGATAATACCTATTAAAATGGTGAAAACAGTTGATGTTTGCGCAAGGGGACCCACTACGGAAAGCTCTCCGCCATATTTATAAGCTGCATAGAGAGCTAAGGTGGAAATCATTTGAAAAATAGCGCTTAAGAAAATAAATAAGGTATTTTTTCTAGGTTTTAAAAAATACTTGAGCTTGCCGAGGGTCTTTGGGATAAAGATAATAGTAAAAACCCCCGGCAGGGCATAGACAAGAATTTGATAAAAGACAACAGAGAAGGAGTTCAAAGCAATATTATCCAGTGCATAAGCACTGCTGATAATAAACGCATAAATTATTGTAAAGATATGGGGTTTTCCAAAGCCTTTTAAACTCCCTTTATGCCAATAGATAATTACAAGCCCTCCAAAAATAAGAGCAACTCCTAATAAACTGCTAAACTTAAAGCTTTCACCCAGAATGAAAACTCCTAAGACCATAAACCAGATGGATCTTGTGGTGGCAATGGTTTCAACTTGACTGACCTCCGTGGCCTTTAATGAATAATAATATAAGGCCATAGCTGCTGTATATAGGGCACTAGAAAATATCACAATTAACCAGATTTTCAGACTGTCTGTTATAATCAGCTTTTCAAAGCAAAGGAAGGGTGCACTGAGAACTCCTATACCAAAGAGCAAAAACGCACTAAAGGCCATAGGGTCCATTTCTGGATCCCGCAAGGAATATTTTTGGATAATCTTAGACGTTGAATTCGTCACAATATAGATAAGCACCAGTTGAAACCAATCTAAAGACATTATGCCGCCTCTCTTCTGCACCTAATCCAATCCGTCCAATTCTACACCAAATGACAAAACCCTTCTTTTTAAGCCGAGTGCTTAAAAGAAGGGTTTTGTCTGTCTCTTTAATTCTATCATGAGCTTAACACGATTCCTAAAATTTCATCTTCTTCCAAGGGTCTTTCTAACTGTTCGATTTTGGCTAAAGTTTTTCTCAAAAGTTCGTCCGCTTTATCTTGATTACAGTCTATACCTTTTGACTTGAGCAGCCAAACAACGTTTTTGTATTTGGTATGTTTACCAAAGGCTGTTGAATGCTTTCTACCAACACTCTCAGGCGGAAAAGTTTCATAATTGGCAAAGTCCTTCTGAATCCCGTCAATATGAATGGAGGACGTATGAGTGAAAACATCCCCTCCAATTATTGGCTTTGCCCTGGGAACCTGGCGATTAGCCAAGGAACTGACCAGCGAACCTAAAGAATTTAAACGTTTAAGATCCAGCCTCACCTCTTGTTTTAGAGTATATTTTAGTGCCACAGCCACTTCTTCGAGAGCTGCATTACCCGCTCTCTCCCCCAGTCCTCCTACAGTCACACTTAGGGCTTTAAACCCGGCCTGAACAGCTGCCAGAGAATTGGCCGTCGCCATTCCCAAATCATTGTGCGCGTGAAATTCTAAAGGAATATCTGCCTCCCGGGTTAAATCCTGCAGCTTAAAGAAAATACTTAATGGTTCCATGATTCCTAACGTATCGGCAAAACGAATGCGGTCAACCCCCAGCTTTTGAGCTTCTTTAATAATCTCTTTGAGGAAAGCTATATCAGCTCGACTGGCATCTTCAAGACCCAGGACTATATAGCCGGCTTCTTTCTTGGCGTCTCTCACGCACCGGCCCATCTGCTCAAGAAGCCAGGCCCGATCCTTTCTTAATTTATGCTTAATCTGTTGTTCTGAAACGGGTAATGATATAGCAACTCCTTCCACCCCAGTACGATAACTAGCTGCAAGATCCTCTAAGACAACTCGATTCCAAGTTATTAAGCGTACCGGCAGCTTCAAAGCCACCAGCTGGGAAATTCTTTTCGCCTCCTCTTCGCCCATGGCAGGCACGCCAACTTCCAATTCATCAATCCCTGCCTCCACCAGGGCCCGGGCAATCTTCTCCTTCTCCGGCCTGTCAAATTCAACGCCTGGGGCTTGCTCCCCATCCCTTAAGGTTGTATCACAGAGTAACACACGCTGCTCCATTCTTCAGTAACTCCTTTCTATTTGTTTAGACCAAGCCGATAGCGTCAGCACGGCACTGTTGACAGTGAGTCATCTGAGGGAGAACTGAACTCAGAACACTGCGGTAATTTTTGATTAATTCCATTGGAGGAGCCATCTTATGGGCCAGTTTCCCTTGAGGGATCAAGGGCAGCAAGTTGTGAAGATGAGCTCCTCTCTTCTTAACATCCAAGGCTAAACTATAGAGTAATTTTTCATTAACTCCGGGGATGACTACGGTATTGACTTTCACAGTCATGCCAGCCTTCGAAGCCTGCTCCAGACCTAAGAGCTGGTTTCTGATCAATATTCTGGCTCCGTTATTCCCCTTCAGTGTTTTTCCTTGCCAGCGGACATGACTGTAAATTTTAGCACCCACTTTCTCATCAAGAGTATTAATCGTCACCGTAATATGGGATACACCAATATCCACGAGTTCGGGAAGCCTTTCCGGCAAGAGAAGTCCATTCGTACTCATACAAAGTATCATTTCCGGGAAATTTTCCTTTACTTTCCTCAAGGTTTCAAAGGTTGCCTCATTGGCCAGAGGATCTCCCGGCCCGGCAATCCCCACAACTTTTAATTTTGACCCGATCACAGAGGCTTTTGCCTTGAGTACTGTTTCAATGGCTTCATCCGGAGTGATAACTTTACTGGTCACCCCGGGACGGGATTCATTGGCACAATCAAATTTGCGCACACAATAGTTGCAGGAAATATTACACTCCGGGGCCACTGCTAAATGAATTCGCCCGTTTTTTCCATGCCCGGAGGTGGAGAAACAGGGGTGTCCGTGATTTAAGTGAGTGTCTGTTACCTCGGCTATATTGGCATATTCGCATTCTCTATGCATTGCAATCTCTCCCATCGTTCATTAAATTTAAGATCTGCTGACCTTGAAGTCTGCTTTGGAGTCATGAGCGTCGGGAGTTCCCCATATTAAGCCAGTTTCGCTTTAAAAGAATAAGCATGGCGGACACAAATCTTCCCACAAGACCGGCAGCCGACACATTGATCTTTATTGACGATTTTAGCTACATAACGTTCTGTCCCCTCATCATCTTCAAAACTTTCCAAACCCAAGCATTCCTGAACACATAATTTTACACATCGCCCGCATCCTAAACACACTTCTTTATTGATTTCCTCTACATACTGAGGGGTCCAGGGCAGTCCTCCAAAGGTTTGACAGACAACAACCTCACTCAAATCATCCCCTCCTCCTTCTTATTCTCTAATTTTTTCTTCAGCCAAGGGGGCAGTTTCTTTGATTGGAACAATTGCTTAAGCCTGTTCAGTTCGTATTCAATTTCTGTTCCAACCGGTACTTTTAAGGGATGAATACCGCTTTGCACCAGACGAGCCGCCGCAGGGCCGCCGATTTGGGTGCAATAGACGACATCGCATTTTCTGAGCATCTTGATCCGCACGTCCACTTTATCTTCGGATTCCTGCAGGTCTTCGGCAGAAAGGGACGTATGAATAATTCCCTGGGGTTCCCCGGCAAACTTATACATTTCAAATAAAGGAGCTGAGGCAAAATGTGAATCAATGGTTTTACCATCACTGCTGGCAAAAGCGACAAGCATGGCATACCCTCCTTTGAAATTAACTTAAGGTATTTAAAGTATCAAACAAAAACTGCTGAGTGCCGGCATACCCAATCCAGCATTTTTGGGGGTAACCTACAAAATCAAAAACCGGCAACCCCGCCCTTAGATGAGGAATTTTAAGCAGACCTGCTGCCTGGCGGCCGTTGGAATTGGCGATCAACAAATTGCTTTGCCCCGCTCGTTCCTCAAACATCTCTAAGTCCCCCACTTCAATAGGAACCGGCAAAAGCAAAGGATTACTACTGCCTTGGGAAGCGGACAAAGCTACCGAAATCTCTGCCCCTACCTCCACCAGGCAAGAAGCCAAGCTATACAAGAGATCCATTTCCAAAGCGATAGCTACTTTTTGTCCGCCAAGCTGATCATGATAATCCGCCAGAGTATCCAACAACCGGCTTCTCTGCCGCAGAAGCTTATCCGGTATTTTCTTCCCGGAAATCTCAGCTAACTTTAAAACAAAACTATCCGTTGCTTTTAGTCCGGTTAAGGACGGTATATTAAAATGAGGAACCCCATAAGTTTGCTTCAGAAATTCTCCCGCATTTTCCATACTCTGCCCGAAGGAAAAACAAGCCTTGCACTTAGGAAGTTTCCGGAAGTCCTCAAGCTGTGTGCCTCCCTGAACCACTGGTGCAGCCTCCAATTCAGCATGCCCATCCAGGGAAATTGAAAGATCGGGTATGGTAATCGCCTGATAGCCAAAGCTTTCAACCATCTCTTTCAGTTCATCGACATCCCCTGGTGTTAGGTGGCAGCCAGGCAATAAAGCTGCATAAGCCTCTTCCTCTCTGTCATCAAATTCTCTAACCTTCCCTAACCCCTGATCTGCATCCGGCAGACCGGTCAGGGTCATGAGCAAGGACTCTACAGCTCGCTGATAACCCTCCTGCATGGAACCGATATAATCCGGAGTACTCGCCAATACTACCGGAAAGCCCTCCAAATCCCGGCGTTCCGATCGCAAACTGGCTAGGGCACTTGCCATATCATCTCCAAAGGTTTCTGTCAGCCCGGAACTCATGACTCCGATGATCTGGGGCTTGTATTTATCCGCAGCTACAGCAATTCCCTTTTTGAGATGCTCCCAGCCGCCGAAGATGACTGTGTCTTCCAACAAAGCCGTTGAATTCAAAGGGATAGGTTCTTTATAATGCCTGGACAGCTGTAAGCGAATGAATGAGGAACAACCTTGAGAACCATGGAGTAAGGCTAAAAGACCATTGACACCTAAATAAGCAAGAGTCGCTCCCAAAGCAGGGCTGTTTTTCTGTGGGTTTCCGTCATAATGTCTTGTCTTAGTCATTGATTACACCCTCCTTCGGGGGAAATTCCTGTCTCAGCAGGCCCCAAACAGGACTCAGCACAGTACGGGTTAAAGATTTAGCAAAGGTAACCATTCCCTGATAACCAGCATAGGGAAGTTTTCGCCCGTGGTTAATATCCAAGAAAGGCGTCCTTGTTTTATGAGCCAGATATTTGGTCTTTCCTCCGGCCACGATGAGATCCGGTTTTTTCTCAGCAATTATTTTTAAAAAGCCCGCAGAACTTGTATCTTCGATAATTTGAGCCGAGGGGTCCATCAGTTCTTTCATACGCTGAAAATCTTCTGGTGTCGAGTTTTGAGTTCCTCCCGCCAAGATATTAATCCCTAATTCAGCCAAGGTAGAAACCATCGACCAAGTTTTAACTCCTCCCGTAAACAAAATAGCCTGTTTATTTTCCAGTAACTTTCGATATTCCGCAATGGTCTTGCGTGTTTCCTCCTCCTTCTGCTTAACATATACTAAGGTTCTCTCCAGCAAATCAGGATCACCCAGCGCTTTGGCAATGTTGATCAACGTTTCTGAGGTATCATGAATCCCGTAAAATGACCCCTCCATAAATGGTATCCCATAGCGAATTTCCATCTTGCGTACAAGATTGGTCAGGCTTTTAGAACAAATCAATACATTAAGGCATGCTCGATGAGCTGAACGCAAGTCATCGAATTTGGCATCCCCAGTAATAGCCGTTTGCACGGTGATCCCTAGGTTTTTCAAATCAGGCAAGACTCCCCAAAGATCTCCTGCAATGTTATACTCTCCAATCAGGTTGATGGAAAGAGGTATTTTCTCGTCTGAACCCCCCCCTGTCCCGATAACTCGATCAAAGAGAACCTCTCCAGCAATCCGATTGCCAATATTTTTGTCTCCTAAAAAACCTGGGCAATTCACTGCAATAACTGGAACCGTCAGTTCAGCTTCGGCTTCCCTGCAAATCTTGTCGACGTCATCTCCGATCAGGGAGGAGACACAAGTTGAGTAGACAAAAATTGCTTTAGGATTATGTCGAGCGGCAATCTCTAAGATCGCTGCTTTTAGCTTAGCCTCTCCGCCATAAACGACATCATTTTCCATAATATCGGTGGTCAGTCCCCGCCGGTAAAGTTGGGAACCTGAGGAGCGAGCTCCTCGGTTATCCCACGAATTACCTGCACAAGCAATCGGTCCATGAACAAGGTGAGCGACATCCGTAATAGGCATGAGCACAACTCTTGCCCCGTCATAAGCACAACTACGCTCCGCGCCTTCACCGGGCAGGGCCTTCATGCATAATTTTGGCGAACCGGCCTCCGCCATAGAATGTTTATCTTTAAGATCCAATTTTGTCAGATTGGTGAACATGAAGCACCCCTCCGTTCTTAACGCATTAATTCAAAGTAGGTGTCGGTAGAAGCCCTATCGATTTCATCCAGAAACGTATTGACAATCATGGTGATTAAGTTTATGACTCCTGAATAGCCAACGATTGGATAGCGATGGAGGTTCACCCGATCATAAATGGGTATACCTACTCTGATCAACGGAATATTGGCATCACGGGCAGCGTACTTGCCATGGCCGTCGCCGATTAACATATCCACCGGCTCCGTAACCAGCAGAGAGCGCAGATGCCAAAGGTCTTTGCCAGGATAGAGGGTTGCTCCTTGACCATAAGGACTTGAGGAGAGTAATTTTTCCATTGCTTTCTTAAAAGGTACGGTGGAATTTGTGCAAACTATGTGGACCGGCTCTCCTCCCATTTCCAGAAGGAAAGAGACAAGACCTATCAGGATATCCGGGTCGCCAAACAGTGCAAATTTCTTGCCATGGATATATTGATGACAATCAGTCATAGCATCGACGGCACGCCCCCGCTCAATGGTTATTTCCTCCGGAACTTCTTTGCCTGTGAATTTGGCAATGGCTTGAATAAAGTTATCCGTGCCTGAGAGCCCGATAGGCATGGGAATCGTTTCCACAGGAACTCCCTTACCCTTAAGATATTTGCTGGTAGTCGAGGTGGAATAAGCCTGTAACATTAAATAGCTTTTCGCGTTTAAAGCCTCATTCATTTCAGAAATCGGTGTCCCGCCGGGGTACAATTCGTAGGTCCCCAAATTAGGAGCATCCAAAACATCACTATGGTCGGGTAAAAGGGTAAAAGGAGCATTCATCTCTTTGAGAAGGCGTTTATATTCACGCAAATTGGCGGGATAAGTGTCAAAACCAGGGACAACGTAGAGACGATCGTTGATTGTATCTTCCTGTCTGGGTTTAGCTAAACATTCGATGAGGCTTTTGACTGTTGAGTCATACCCTGTGATATGAGAACCTTTAAAGCTCGGAGTGTTGGCTAGGGCCACTGCTAAATCTCGGGGAATCGCATCTTGTTCCTTGGCATTGCCTAAATAAGATTTGATATCGTCCCCAATAACTTCTGCCATACAGCTTGTAAATACTGATATAACCTTAGGTTTATAAACCGCATAAGCATTTCTTAACCCTTCAATAAAGTTGGACTGGCCGCCAAAGACCGCCGAATCCTCTGTCATCGAATCCGAGACTGCTGCCACAGGTTCTCTGAAATGGCGGGATAAAGTGCTGCGAAAATAAGCAGCGCATCCTTGAGAACCGTGCACAAACGGCAAGCATCCTTCAATCCCTAGGGAACAAAGCAGGGCACCGAGGGGTTGACAGGCTTTGGCCGGATTGATGACCAACTTTTCACGGGCAAAATTCAACTCCCGGTATTCCATACTATTCAGCCATTCTTTTGTTACCTTTGTACAAGCTTCCATATGCTACATCCTTTCTGCCCAACTTATTTTGCCCAAGGAGCTTTGACAGCCTTCCACGTAGGACTGTTAACGGCCATATCCATGTCACGGGCAAAAATCGGAAATCCTTGGTATCCGTGATAGGGCCCTGAATAATCCCAGGAATGCATTTGACGGAAGGGAAGACCCATTTTTTCAAAGACATACTTCTCTTTAATCCCCGATCCGACCAAATCCGGTTTTAACTTACTCACGAATTCTTCAATTTCAATCGCCGTAACATCATCATAAATTAACGTTCCGTCTTTAAGATTGGCCATGCTTTTGTCATAATCTTCGCCATGGGCAAATTCATAGCCCGTACCGATAACCTCCATACCCAAATCTTCATAAGCTCCCACAACGTGTCTGGGGCGAAGCCCTCCGACATAAAGCATTACTTTTTTCCCTTCGAGGCGCGGTCGATAAATATCGATCACTTTTTGCATCTCTGCCTCGTATTTCTCGATAACGGCTTTGGCTTTTTCCATAATACTGTCATCAAACATGGCGGCGATTTTTAAGATTGACTCCCTGACCTTGGTCGGTCCAAAGAAGTTGAATTCCAGCCAAGGTGTTCCGTAAGTTTCCTCCATATGTCTGGCCATGTAGTTCATACTGCGATAACAGTGGATTAAATTCAGCTTAACAAGATGTCCGTTCTGGAGCATTTCGATAGTGGAGTCACCCGTCCAGATATTCACAACATTCAAGCCAATTTCTTCAAGGATTTTTTTACTGGCCCAAGCATCACCGCCAATATTATAATCGCCGATAATCCCGACATCGTACGGCCCAACTTCTCTTCCCGGGCCCTTACCTATGAGATGATCCCGGATAGCGTCATTAGCTATATGATGGCCCAGAGACTGACTAATTCCTCTAAAACCTTCACAACGAACCGGAATGACCGGCAGCTTAATTTTCTCGCTCATGCGGCGGGAAACACTTTCAATGTCATCTCCGATCAATCCGACTGGACATTCGGAGAGAACCGAAACCCCTTTGGTGTTTGGGAAAAGTCCCACAACCTCTTCAATAATTTTCTCCAGCTTTTTGTCTCCGCCGTAAATAATATCGCTTTCCTGAAAGTCCGAGGTAAATAAAAAGGGTACAAAGTTGTCAACACCGATTTCCCCGTCTGCCAAGTTCCGGCGGTTGGCCCAAGAATAATAGCCGCACCCCACCGGTCCGTGGGATATATGTGTGCAATCCTTCACCGGCCCCCAAACAACACCTTTAGCCCCTGCGTAAGCACACCCTCGGGCGGTCATGAGACCCGGAACCGTTTTGGAATTCGATTTGACTGCACAGCTGGCACACTCATTATTTTCTTTGATGGTAATATGCTGCCGCCGATTCTTTTTAGCCTTTTCGGGGTATAGCTCCAAGACTTCTTCGACAACTTGTTTTCTGAAATCAATTGTCTCCTTTATGCTCATAAGACTGTCCTCCCTCATTTTGCAAGCGGCAGTTATTACATTTCCATAATTCCGTATTCCATCAGTAACTCTTCTAACTCCTCCATTGCCAGGGGAGTTGGGATGGTATGCATCGTATTGTTCTCAATCTTCTTGGCCAAGGCACGATACTCATCTGCTTGTTTATGAGTGGGATTGTATTCAATGACGGTCTGTTTACGCAGCTCAGCACGTTGTACCTCATTATCCCGGGGCATGAAGTGTATCATTTGCGTATTGATTCGTTTGGCCAGGGCTTCAATTAATTCAAGTTCTTTGTCGACTACACGGCTGTTGCAGATCAAGCCGCCCAGACGAACCGTCCCCGTCGTAGCATACTTTAAGATCCCTTTAGAAATATTATTGGCTGCGTACATGGCCATCATTTCACCGGAAGTTACAATATAGATTTCTTTGGCTTTGTTCTCGCGGATCGGCATGGCAAATCCACCGCAAACAACGTCTCCTAAAACGTCGTAGAAAACATAATCCGTTTCTTCATTATAAGCACCGTTTTCTTCCAGGAAGTTAATGGCTGTAATGACCCCACGGCCGGCACAGCCAACCCCCGGTTCCGGCCCCCCTGATTCGGCACACTTAACGCCTAAAAAACCTTCCATCAAAACCTCATCCAGCTCTAGATCTTCGACAGTACCTCTTTCCCGGGCCAAGTCCATAACCGTTGCTTGGGCTTTAGTGTGCATAATCAAACGTGTGGAGTCAGCTTTAGGGTCACAACCCACAATCGTAACTTTCCTTCCCATTTCGGCCAGAGCAACGACGGTGTTTTGGGTAGTTGTTGATTTTCCAATACCACCCTTTCCATAAATAGCTATTTGTCTCATATCAACACATCTCCTTTAATTAAACTAGGTCTAAACAACAGCTTCTTTTCCGGTTTCTCCAGTACGTACGCGAACAACCTCTTTTAGGGGTATCACGAAGATTTTACCGTCGCCCATGTGTCCTGTTTGATTCGCCTTGATAATCACATCAACTACTTCTTCGACTTCATCATCCTGCACTACAATAGATAACAACCGTTTAGGTATCCAATTAAATTTAGTATCATCACCAAGTCCTGAATCCTTTACCATATTCAATTCC
This Desulfosporosinus orientis DSM 765 DNA region includes the following protein-coding sequences:
- a CDS encoding P-II family nitrogen regulator encodes the protein MKEIMAFIRRHKVPETKKAFEDAGYPALTIQSVEGRGKQGGIGGWAAEVDPELNMVKDSGLGDDTKFNWIPKRLLSIVVQDDEVEEVVDVIIKANQTGHMGDGKIFVIPLKEVVRVRTGETGKEAVV
- the nifH gene encoding nitrogenase iron protein, with translation MRQIAIYGKGGIGKSTTTQNTVVALAEMGRKVTIVGCDPKADSTRLIMHTKAQATVMDLARERGTVEDLELDEVLMEGFLGVKCAESGGPEPGVGCAGRGVITAINFLEENGAYNEETDYVFYDVLGDVVCGGFAMPIRENKAKEIYIVTSGEMMAMYAANNISKGILKYATTGTVRLGGLICNSRVVDKELELIEALAKRINTQMIHFMPRDNEVQRAELRKQTVIEYNPTHKQADEYRALAKKIENNTMHTIPTPLAMEELEELLMEYGIMEM
- the nifD gene encoding nitrogenase molybdenum-iron protein alpha chain yields the protein MSIKETIDFRKQVVEEVLELYPEKAKKNRRQHITIKENNECASCAVKSNSKTVPGLMTARGCAYAGAKGVVWGPVKDCTHISHGPVGCGYYSWANRRNLADGEIGVDNFVPFLFTSDFQESDIIYGGDKKLEKIIEEVVGLFPNTKGVSVLSECPVGLIGDDIESVSRRMSEKIKLPVIPVRCEGFRGISQSLGHHIANDAIRDHLIGKGPGREVGPYDVGIIGDYNIGGDAWASKKILEEIGLNVVNIWTGDSTIEMLQNGHLVKLNLIHCYRSMNYMARHMEETYGTPWLEFNFFGPTKVRESILKIAAMFDDSIMEKAKAVIEKYEAEMQKVIDIYRPRLEGKKVMLYVGGLRPRHVVGAYEDLGMEVIGTGYEFAHGEDYDKSMANLKDGTLIYDDVTAIEIEEFVSKLKPDLVGSGIKEKYVFEKMGLPFRQMHSWDYSGPYHGYQGFPIFARDMDMAVNSPTWKAVKAPWAK